The genomic DNA AACAGACGGCGAGCCCGCGGATCCAGAGCTATACGCATCGATCGTTACCCACCCCTTCGGCCCTAAAGCGCATACATGACACATCGGTTCTGGAATTATGACAGGAAATTGAAGCGCTCCCGCCGCCCCGGACGATGCCGAACTGCCCTTCGCCTTCTGGCCGAATCGGGCTGATTTCCAATCGTTTTAGGGCTAGTCAGCCGATATGGACACTGCCCAGACACTTGCCGCCCACCAAGGCGTGCAGAAGGTCCCGAGCCCCAAGCTCGACCTCTTCATCAAACGCGGCTTCCTCGATGCCGAGGAATGCGCCGCGATCGTCGCGCTGATCGACGTCAACCGCCGCCCCTCGACCATCTCCGACGACATGGGCGACAAATATTTCCGGACGAGCGAGACCTGCGATCTCGAAGGCGCCGGCCCGGCGATCGCCGCGCTGGAGGCGAAGATCGCGGCGTTCACCGGTCTCGACCTCGCGCTCGGCGAGCCGATCCAGGGCCAGCGTTACGCGGTCGGCCAGGAGTTCAAGGCGCATACCGATTATTTCGAGCCGAGCGGCGAAGGCTTTCAGCGCTATTGCCAAGACAGCGGGCAGCGGACCTGGACCGTGATGATCTACCTGAACGAGCCGGACGCGGGCGGTGCGACACGGTTCAAGACGATCGACAAGACGGTGCAGCCCGAAACCGGCAAGCTGCTCGCCTGGAACAATCTAAAGCCCGACGGCCGCCCCAACGTCAACACGCTGCACCACGGCATGAAGGTCCGCGCGGGCACGAAATATGTTATCACCAAGTGGTTTCGGGAACGCCCCTGGCCGCGGTGACGTCTCACACGATCGTCATTGCGAGGAGCGTAGCGACGAAGCAATCCAGCGGCACCACTGGATTGCTTCGCTGCGCTCGCAATGACGCGGTAGGCAGCGGCTGGGCCCCGGCTTTCGCCGGGGAACAGTCCGATCAGAACTTCACCGAGGCTCCCAGCGAGACACTGGTCCCGACCTGATAGCCGTTGTTGATGATGCGGATGTCGTCCTGCTGGAATTCGATGAAGTCCTCGCCGGTGATGTTGCGCACCTCGAACTTCACTTCGACTTCCTTGCCGGCGATCTCCAGACCCTCGCGCGCCACGAAATCGAGCCTGAGGCCGGGCCGCTCGACGATGTCCGCCTGGCGGATGTCGCCGACGAAGGGCCCGCGGTTGGTGATGCGGTTGCTGGCGTAGGTGAGCAGGAAGGTCTGCTGCGACAGCCGGTCGGTGTTCTCCAGACCGAGCTGCAGGTTGACGAGATGCTTCGACTGGCCGGTGAGCCGGTCGCCGTCGCCGAACACTTCGGTCGCGGGGCGCTGGCCGCGGCTGTCGTTGATGATCGTCGTGTCGTCCGGCCCGACCTTCAGCTTGGAGTCGGCGTAGGTGTAGTTGGCGATCAGCACTGCGCGTCGGGGCGTGAAGAAATCGCCGCCCAGCCCGTCGAGCGCGAAATATTTCTGCAGCTCCACCTCGGCGCCGTAGAGATCGGCCTTTGGCGCATTGGCAAAGGTCGTCTGCAGCGTGCCGCCGGTGGCGAAGGTCGCAACCGCCTCGATCGGCCGGTCGATCTTCTTGTAAAAACCGGCAAGGCTGACGCGCTCGTCGCGAGCGAAATACCATTCGTAGCGCGCTTCGGCGTTGGTGAGCTCGCTGTCGACGAGGAACGGATTGCCGATGAACTGGCGATCCGATTCGATGTCGAGATAGAGCTGCGGCGCCAGCTCGCGGAACTGCGGCCGGGCGATCGTCTTGGAGGCGCTGAGCCGGAGCTGCTGATCCTCTGCGAAATTCCACGTCACTGTCGCGGCGGGGAGCCAGTAATCGTTCTTGAGCGCCGGAGTCTGGACCAGTCCGCCCTGATCGAACAGGTCGATCAGCGTCACCGACTGCTTGCCGTCCTCGTAGCGCACGCCCGCCTCGGCGCTCAGCCCCGGCAGGATTTCGCCGGAGAGCTTTGCATAGGCGCCGTGGACGGTGAGATCGGCCTCATAGGCGGCAGCCCCGGCGAGGGCCGAGGTTTCGACCAGCAGGATGTCGTAGGTATAGATGTTATAGTCCGAGACCAGATAGTCCGGGCGGAGCTGCGACACCGCAATGCCGAGCGCATTGGCCGGACGATAGGCGAAGTCGCGGCGGTAGGCGTCGCGCTTGGTGTCGAGATAGGCGTAGCCGGCGGTGAGCGCATAATCGTTCGGGAAGCGGTAGGTGAGGTCCGCGCCGAGGTTATAAACGTCCTCGTTGAGGTTGCTGAAGGACACGGTCGCGGTCTGGCCGGTGGCGGTGAGGTTGTTGACGTAATCGCCGACCGTCGGGCTGTAGAGATAGGAGAAGTTGCGCTCATACGGAGACTCGCGCTGCGAGTTGGCATAGCCCGCGCGCACGTCGAGCGACCACGGGTCGGCGCGGAATTCCCCGACGAGCTGGCTGTTGATGAGCTGCCGCTCGAACCACGCCGTCCCCTGGCGAATGAGCTGCGGCGGCTGCGACGGATCGGGATCGCCGACCGAAAGACTGTAGCCCTCGCCCAGCCGCGCCTGCTTCAGCGTGTCCCGGATGTAGAGGTTGGTCCAGCGGATCTTGTTCTCGCCGAACTCGACACCGAGACCGAGCAGGCCGTTGACGACGATGCGGTTGTCGGTGCGGACCGTGCGGAAATCGCTGGCGATGGTGTTGAGGCCGCCGGTCTGCTGCGTCGCCTCACGCGTTTTCCAGCTATTGCTCCAGCCCGCGCTGGCGATGATGCCGACGCGGGTGCTGCCGATTTCGAACGCCGTGCCGCCGCTGAGGTCGAGGCCGAAATTGGCGGGGATATGGTTGTTGCGCTGGACCAGCGTGGTCGGCGCGTTGACGAGGCTCGCGGCGATGTCCTGGATGTCGCGGCGGCTGAACGTCGCGCCTTCCGCGATCAGCGCGCCGCTGTTGAGCGCATCACGCAGGATGCGCGGCGGGGTGCGCGTGCCGTCGTCGAAGCCGGTGAAATCGCTGTCGCTGCCGTAATAGGTGTAGCCGAGCTGGTTGGTGGTGAAGCTGTCGGCGCCGACGCTGCCGCCGATAGTGAGGAAGCTCTCGTCCGGGATCGCCGCAGTGGTGAGGTTGATGACGCCGCCGCCGAACTCGCCCGGATAATTCACCGAATAGCTTTTCTGGACAAGCGTCGAGGCGAGCACGGCGGTCGGGAAGATGTCGAGCGGGATGGTGCGGCGCAACGGTTCGGGCGACGGCAAGGCCAGGCCGTTGAGCAGGGCCAGCGAGTAGCGATCGCCGAGGCCGCGGACGTAGACGAAGCCGTTGCCGGCGACGCTAAGACCGGTGACGCGCTGCAGCGCGCCCGCGATATCACCCTCGCCGGTGCGGGCGATGTCCGCGGTCGATAGCACCGAGATGACTTGCGGCGTTGCACGCAGCACATTGGGAATGTTGCGGCCGGTAACGACGATCTCCAGGCTGGAATCGAAGCCAGGCGCAGATACGTCCACCCGCGTGTCGTCCGCCGCGTCGGGGCCGGGTTCCTCAGCGGCCGGAGAGGCCCCCGCGTCCGGATTGGCGGTGGCGACCGGGCTCTGGATCGGGGGATGTCCGCCAGTGTCCTGCGCGAACGCAGCCGGCGCATGGAGCGCCGTGGTGAGGAGAAGCATCGCGCCGAGCGTCAGCGGCTTGGACATTGTAAGGTAACCCCCAGGGAATTCGGTTGTGCGGCGGGGCGGCGGCCCGCTGGCCGCCGCCCCTTTCCGGTTCGTTCAGATCAGACGTTGAGTTCGGGGACCGCGGTGCAGGCCTTGCCGCTGCCGAGCGGGGCGTAGCCCGAGTCGCAGGTCCAGCCGCGGTACCAGGTGTCGTTGGCGTCGCGGACGGCGCCGATATAATCCACGTTCTGGAAGAAGGCGCTGATCGAGGTGAGGTTGGCGACCGGAGCGACACCCCGCTCGTTCGCGCCGTTGACGAAGAGATCCGTCAGCGTGGAGACGAAGTTCGGATTGTTGCCGCTGTTGCCGGCGGCGTTGAACGCCTGGTCCTCGAACGCGTCGGCATCGGGATCGAATGCCGTTGGGCAGGTGAAGACCACCGAGCGGAACACCGGCGGGCCAACCTCGTCGATGCCTGCATTGGCGGCCTGCACCGTCTGCGGCGTATCGACGTCGAGGCAGTTGGTAGGGCCAACGACCACCCCGTTGTAGAGGCCGTAATCGGTGCCGCCGCGCAGCAGGATCGCGCTGCGGCCCGTGCGGCGCTGGATGAAGGTGAAGTTCGCGAGGCGGGTGTTCTGACGCGGCACGGCGTCGAACAGGCCGTCGTCGGTCGAGTCCGCCTCGATCATCGTATCGCCGCTGTCGCCGCTGGCCTGATCGCGCTGGATCGCGAGCAGGAACTGGATGAAGCCCTTGTAGCCGAAGTCGGTGTCGAGGCTGTCATCGTCCGCGCCGGTGATGACGATATGCTTCATGTTGTGGCGGCCGCCGAAGATCTCGATGCCGTCGTCGCCGCTGTTGTGGACTTGGATATATTCGATCTCGGTGCCCGCGCCGACGCCGCCGGTGGTAAGGCCCTGCAGCTCGTTGCCCTCGACCAGCGAGAAGCCGGTGTAGCGGATCTGGACGTAGCGCATCACGCCGCTCGAATCGCCCGCCTGGTCACCGCCGTAGAAGGCGTTGGCGCCGGGGCCTTCGACGAGGCGCTGGCAGCCGGACGAGCCGCCCGGCACCGCACTGGCGCAATTGCTGATCGGCGCGCGGCCCAGCAGGATGATGCCGCCCCACTGGTTGGTGCTGCTGTCGGTCGCGGTGCCTTCGATATTCTGGCGCGAGGTGAAGACGATCGGCTTGTCGGCCGTCCCTTGCGCGAAGATCTGCGAGCCGCGGTTGACGACGAGGAAGTCGGCGCCCGACGAGGCGAACAGTGTGACGCCCGGATCGATGGTGAAGCGCGATGCCTGGCCACCCGCCGCTGCGCCATCACCGCCGACATCGACGCCGACGTTCACGCGGCCCGAGAAGGAGTAGATCGTCCCGGCGAGGTTCTGGATGCGATAATCGCCGCGGATGTCGTTCGAGATGCGGCAGTTGCGGCGGTTGGCGATGACGCCGAGATCGGTGGTGCCGGTCGGGCAGGACGCCGCCGGGCCGCTCGGGCTGGGCGTCGGGCTCGGCGACGGCGTCGGGCTGGGGCTCGGCGTCGGCGTGCCGGGGACGACGATCACGCCTTCCCCGGGCGATCCCACGCTGTCGGCGCCGCAGGCTGCGAGAGGAAGGGCGCTGCCGAGCAGCAGGATCGTACGAAGAACGGACATGATCGAAATCCCCTTGTTGAACGAGTGTTCGCTGCGGGAAGGGACTCGAAGAATGCCCTGCCCCGCTCCACTCGCCCGCTAGGGAGGTTCGGCGTCGCGATTGTTACGGCTTCGTGTAACGAAGCGACTTAAAAGCGTCTTGATTCTGCAACATGGGAGGACAGGCCTTGGCCGGTATCGATCAGATCAGCACCGCAAACGCTCCGGCACCCGCAGGCCATTATGTGCAGGCGACGCGGTGGGAGGGCCTTGTCCATATCGCCGGGCAATTGCCGGTGCCGCCCGACCGCAGCGACCGTTCGTCGGCGCCCTTCGCCGATCAGGCGCGGCAGGCGCTCGGCAACCTGCTCGCCATCGCGGAGGCGGCCGGGGCGGGGCCTGAGACGATGCTCAAGGTCAACGCTTATATCGTCGGCATCGAGAACTGGCCCGAGTTCAACCGCGTCTTCGCCGAAATGTTCGGTGACGCGAAGCCGGCGCGCGCCGTGATTCCGGTGCCCGAGCTGCACCACGGCTATCTGGTCGAGGTGGATGCGGTGGCGGTGGCGCGCTGATCAGCCGCCGCGCGAGACCTTCGCGGTCATCGTCCGGCCGCCGCGCTCGAAGCTGATGGCGACCGGATCGGCGCCGATCTGCTGCGGCATGTCGAACAATCGCTCCTCGCTGTCGATCGCATCGGTGCCGACCGCGATGAGGACGTCCCCCGGTTGGAGCCCCGCGGATGCGAGCAGCGGCAGCCGCGCGCCGGGCTTCACGCGATAGCCGCGGATGCCGCCGTCCGCCTTGCGCGGCTCGAGTCCCATGCGCAGCGCGGCGACTTCCCGACGGGCATTCGCCGCCGCAGGCTGCCCGGTTGCGGTCGGGGCGGCGGGTGCTTGGGCGGTCGCGGCGCGGTTGAAGGCCAGCCGCATGTCGCCCGATGCCGTGGCCAGGATGACGTGCGAGACGCCGATCGCTTTCAGTGTCGCGCCGGGCATCACGTCGCGGCCGATGCGGACGAGCCGCTGGCTCGCGCCGTCGCCGAACACCGCGCCGCTGGCCAGCACGCCGCGCAGGACCAGGGTCGACAGACCGGCGGCGAGCGGCGCGGGCGCGGCCGGTTCGGGCGGCGGAGCGACCGGCGCGGGCGGAAGGATCGGTGGAGCGATCGCGACGGGTTCTGATGCCGGCGGCGCGGATGTCTGCGGCCAGAGCGTCCATGCGAAAGCCGCAAGCGAAAGCGCCATCGCGCCGCCGAGCGCGGCCTTGCGGACCTTGGGATCGTGGAGCGCGAGCGCGGCCATCGCGGCCGCCTAGCGTCGGCTTATGACAAGCGCGTGACCACCAGCCACAGCGGCCAGGCAGTGACGGCCATCAGCGTGCCGAGCGGTAGCCGGTCGGTCGCGGCGATGCGCTCGCCGCGCAGCCACCGCGCTGCGATCGCCGCAAGCCCGACCAGCCCCGCACCAAGCAGCACCAGCGGCAATTGCGCCCAGCCGAGCCAGGCGCCGATCGCCGCCAGCAATTTGGGATCACCTCCGCCCAGCCCGAGGCGCTCGCGCAGCAGCC from Allosphingosinicella indica includes the following:
- a CDS encoding prolyl hydroxylase family protein — its product is MDTAQTLAAHQGVQKVPSPKLDLFIKRGFLDAEECAAIVALIDVNRRPSTISDDMGDKYFRTSETCDLEGAGPAIAALEAKIAAFTGLDLALGEPIQGQRYAVGQEFKAHTDYFEPSGEGFQRYCQDSGQRTWTVMIYLNEPDAGGATRFKTIDKTVQPETGKLLAWNNLKPDGRPNVNTLHHGMKVRAGTKYVITKWFRERPWPR
- a CDS encoding TonB-dependent receptor domain-containing protein — encoded protein: MSKPLTLGAMLLLTTALHAPAAFAQDTGGHPPIQSPVATANPDAGASPAAEEPGPDAADDTRVDVSAPGFDSSLEIVVTGRNIPNVLRATPQVISVLSTADIARTGEGDIAGALQRVTGLSVAGNGFVYVRGLGDRYSLALLNGLALPSPEPLRRTIPLDIFPTAVLASTLVQKSYSVNYPGEFGGGVINLTTAAIPDESFLTIGGSVGADSFTTNQLGYTYYGSDSDFTGFDDGTRTPPRILRDALNSGALIAEGATFSRRDIQDIAASLVNAPTTLVQRNNHIPANFGLDLSGGTAFEIGSTRVGIIASAGWSNSWKTREATQQTGGLNTIASDFRTVRTDNRIVVNGLLGLGVEFGENKIRWTNLYIRDTLKQARLGEGYSLSVGDPDPSQPPQLIRQGTAWFERQLINSQLVGEFRADPWSLDVRAGYANSQRESPYERNFSYLYSPTVGDYVNNLTATGQTATVSFSNLNEDVYNLGADLTYRFPNDYALTAGYAYLDTKRDAYRRDFAYRPANALGIAVSQLRPDYLVSDYNIYTYDILLVETSALAGAAAYEADLTVHGAYAKLSGEILPGLSAEAGVRYEDGKQSVTLIDLFDQGGLVQTPALKNDYWLPAATVTWNFAEDQQLRLSASKTIARPQFRELAPQLYLDIESDRQFIGNPFLVDSELTNAEARYEWYFARDERVSLAGFYKKIDRPIEAVATFATGGTLQTTFANAPKADLYGAEVELQKYFALDGLGGDFFTPRRAVLIANYTYADSKLKVGPDDTTIINDSRGQRPATEVFGDGDRLTGQSKHLVNLQLGLENTDRLSQQTFLLTYASNRITNRGPFVGDIRQADIVERPGLRLDFVAREGLEIAGKEVEVKFEVRNITGEDFIEFQQDDIRIINNGYQVGTSVSLGASVKF
- a CDS encoding RidA family protein yields the protein MAGIDQISTANAPAPAGHYVQATRWEGLVHIAGQLPVPPDRSDRSSAPFADQARQALGNLLAIAEAAGAGPETMLKVNAYIVGIENWPEFNRVFAEMFGDAKPARAVIPVPELHHGYLVEVDAVAVAR